GCGGTCGCCTCGCGCCAGGGCGACCCCGCGCGGGCGCGCCCGCTGTTCGCAGCGGCTCTCTATTCCCTGCTCGAGATGGGGAGCCGGCTTCAAATCGGGTTCGGCCTGGAGGAGCTGGCCGGCCTCCTGGTGCTCGAGGGGAATGCAGCGCAAGCGGCTCACATGCTGGGCGCCGCCGGCGTGCTGAGGGCGACGATCCGCTCGCCTGTGCCACCGTCCAAGGTCGCCGCGCTCGAGAAGACAATCGCGAGCGCTCGGGAAGCCCTTGGCGAGGAGGCGTATGCGGTCGAGTGGGAACGCGGCCGCGGATGGACCCTCGAGCAGGCGCTCCATGAGGTGTTCGGCGCCAGGTAGCGGCTTATCATGGAGTCAGCCGGTCCAAGGTGTTCTCTCCTGGACGAGGAGGTTCGGATTCCATGGCATCCATCTCGAAGGAAATCCTCTCGCGCGCGACTCCCGAGGCCGTATGGGACGCCATTCGGGACGTGGGAGCGCTGCACACCCGGCTCGTGCCGGGCTTCGTCACGGCGACGGAGCTGATACCGGGCGGCCGCAGGGTGACGTTCGGAAACGGAATGGTGGTCGACGAGCCCATCATCGACTCGGACGACCGGAACCGACGCCTCGCGTGGACCGCGAGCGGTGACGCACTACCGCTCCGGCACTACAACGCGTCGGTCCAGGTCTTCGCCCACGAGCGAGGGAGTCGTGTCGTGTGGACGGCGGATCTCCTGCCGGACGAGGCGGCACCGACGGTGGGCATGATGATGGACCAGGGAATGGCGGTGATGGCTCGCACGCTCGATCGGCTCGCGACCGGAGCGTCCTAGGCAGCGGGGTGGCGCTTTCGCCGGATCGAGCTACGACTGGATGCGGAACTTGCTCAGGACCGGCGGCTCGCCGACCCTCTGGCGCTGAAGCACGATCATCAGGTCCGTCGACGTGATCGTGTTGTGGTCCAGCTCGACCCCGCCCAGCGCCGTGTACTTGTGCGTCGACTCGGCATCGTAGAACGCGAAGTACTGCGACGCCGAATCGCGGACGGCGTACTCCTTGAACCACTCCATGTCGACGATGATGATGTCGGGTTTGTGGATGCTCAGGTTCTGCGGCAGCGTGTTCTTCCTCGTGACGAGCCCCATGAGGTCCACGATCCGCCTCCCGCTGAAATAGCCGATCGCTCCGATGTCGGAGGCTCCCACCGTCGCTCCGGAGTGGGTCAGCTCCTTCGCGATCTTCCCCAGCGTGACCTGCATGCCGTTGATGTTCTGGACGTTCCACCCGTGCTCCGTCGCCTTTCGGTTCAGATAGGCTGCCTGCCACACGAGACACACGATCGCCAGGACCGCGACGGCACGCCGGGGGATCGAGGGAACGTGGCGGGGAATCGCCGCGGCTCCCCAGGCGGCGAGCAGGATGCCGAACGGCACGACGTAGATGATGTAGCGCTTGTGTGAGGCGCTGCTGTGCCGGAAGAGCGCGAACGCCAGCGGAAATCCGATCAGATAGAGGGCCACGAGCGGGTACCTGCGTGCCGACACCACGGCGCCGAGAATCAGGAGCGGCACGAGCAGCCCGGGATGATCCAGCTGGTCCCATCTCCGGTACGGAAGACCCCACACGGCGCCCCACTCCCGGAAGACGTTCACGATCCAATCCACGTGCACCCCGAACTGCGTCTTCGTCGCGACGGTCTGGGGCAGCGCGGATTCCCCGACCCAGGCGTTGAACCCGGAGTAGAGAGCCAGGATCGGCGTGATCCAGAGGACCTTTCGAGGCAGGAGCGATCGGGGCCCGAGCAGGCTCAGCGCGACGAGGAAAAGCCCGTCCGGCCGCACCCAGACGCCCGCGGCCCAGAGGGCGGCCGCGACGACCTGGCGGCCCGCGAGGTAGAAATCCAGACCCGCGCAGACGAAGAGCACGTACAGCGAGATCTCCATGCCCGAGAGCGACGCCCACGTGAGGGAGGGAGATAGCGCGAGGAGGAGTCCGGCCAGGAGCGGAGCCCAGCGCTCCCCGGGAATCAACCGTCCGGCCGCCCGCGCCAGGAAGACGGCGGAAGCCGCATGGCAGAGGATCCCGAAGATCTTGGCGCTCCAGATCACCTCCCTCGTGATCCAGTAGATTCCCGCGAGGATCAGGGAGTAGAGCGGACCCGTGGATCCCGCGACCGGCTCGCCGGGATTGAAGGAGAATCCGTTGCCCGTCGCGATGTTCCTCGCAAAGACCGCATGGATCCAGGAGTCGTCGAGCGAGTAGCCCCACGTCCCCGCGATCGAATGTTCCCTCGAGAGGAACAGCATGGCGCCCGCGAGCGAAGCGCCGACGACGAGGAACGGTGTGAGGAGCCGGAGGTCGAGAGAGCCCCGCCTCGGGACAGGAGTCCGGTCGCGCGCGGGTACCGCGTGCCGGCGCGAGCGCCTTGCCTTTTCCTTCACGCTGCTACGGGTCGTCACGGCTGGAGGTCCGGTGGATCGTGGCGTCCTTGGGTTCCATGTGAAGTGGGGCGGGAACGCCTGGGCGCCAGTATACTAGGCTTCGGTGTGTTCCCCACGGCGGCGACGTTCGAGGGTCAGGCCATGATGCTCGCTCAGCTCCGAACGGAGCTCGAGACCCTGCGTTCCGGCTCCCCTGCTTCGGATGCCGGCATCACGAACCTGTTCCTATCGGTGATCGAGTCATGGAAGCAGGATCCCACCACTCCCCGGCAGCTGATGAGCAATCTCGACCGAACCCTGGGGAACGTCTGGTTCTCCCAGGACGAGACGCACCGAAGGGTCCATCGGCTCCTCGAGGAGTTCCGGTCCACGGTCGAATCCCTCGGCGGCATGACCATGAACGAGCGGCTGGTGATGTTCGACCTCATGGACGCGTGGGACCAGGTCACGGAGGAAGGGAGACACGCTCTCTACGCCAAGCTGGATGCATCGCCGTGAGAGTCCCGAATTTCTCCCAGAGCCAGCGCGCGAGTCTGGTCGCGCGCATCACTCCAAGTTCTTCGCGAACTCGATGATGTCCATCCCGAAGAAGTCCTCCACCGCCCCGGTC
This genomic interval from Candidatus Eisenbacteria bacterium contains the following:
- a CDS encoding SRPBCC family protein, with amino-acid sequence MASISKEILSRATPEAVWDAIRDVGALHTRLVPGFVTATELIPGGRRVTFGNGMVVDEPIIDSDDRNRRLAWTASGDALPLRHYNASVQVFAHERGSRVVWTADLLPDEAAPTVGMMMDQGMAVMARTLDRLATGAS